One genomic window of Elusimicrobiota bacterium includes the following:
- a CDS encoding 50S ribosomal protein L28 has translation MAYKCEICGKGPRAGKSVSHSNKATNRYFRPNLFRRKVYLEGAPSRVYVCSICVKSGRAKFQPA, from the coding sequence ATGGCTTATAAATGTGAAATCTGCGGCAAAGGCCCGAGAGCGGGCAAAAGCGTCAGCCATTCCAATAAAGCGACGAACCGATATTTCCGCCCGAATCTTTTCCGGCGCAAAGTCTATCTGGAAGGCGCGCCCAGCAGAGTGTACGTCTGCAGCATTTGCGTCAAATCGGGCCGCGCAAAGTTTCAACCCGCCTAA
- a CDS encoding type IV pilus twitching motility protein PilT: protein MTIDEILQYAKLKGGSDIHITAGSPPAIRLDGELVLMPGDSLTPEHTHDLVYSILTEEQKRRFEETSELDASLTFKGIGRFRVNVFKQRNFVAAALRLIPELTSTFEQLGLPQVTYDIAKMPKGLVLVTGPTGSGKSTTLAAIINYVNENRSGHIVTIEDPIEFIHSHKRSLINQREIGQDTQSFGNALRHILRQDPDIILIGELRDLETVQTALNVAETGHLVFATLHTNDAAQSINRIIDVFPAHQQEQVRVQLSFVIEAVLCQQLLIHASGNGRVLAAEVLMATSAIRNLIREAKVEQIQTLIQTGSKFGMQTMNQSLADLYRRRLILYDTALEASTAPDDLKRLIGDRVGLAAKK, encoded by the coding sequence TTGACGATTGACGAGATTCTTCAATACGCCAAGTTAAAAGGCGGCAGCGATATTCATATCACGGCCGGCAGTCCTCCGGCCATCCGCTTAGACGGCGAACTGGTTTTGATGCCCGGCGACAGCTTGACCCCGGAACACACCCACGACCTTGTTTATTCGATCCTGACCGAGGAGCAAAAACGGCGTTTTGAAGAAACCAGCGAATTAGACGCTTCACTGACGTTTAAGGGCATCGGACGTTTTCGAGTCAACGTGTTTAAGCAGCGTAATTTCGTGGCTGCGGCGTTGAGGCTGATCCCCGAGTTGACATCGACCTTCGAGCAATTGGGCCTGCCGCAGGTGACCTATGACATCGCGAAAATGCCCAAGGGGCTTGTGTTGGTCACCGGGCCCACGGGCTCGGGCAAATCAACCACGTTGGCGGCCATCATCAATTACGTCAACGAAAATCGTTCGGGCCATATCGTGACCATCGAAGACCCTATCGAATTCATCCATTCCCATAAACGCAGCCTGATCAACCAGCGCGAGATCGGACAAGACACGCAGTCGTTCGGCAATGCCTTAAGGCACATCCTCCGCCAGGACCCGGATATTATTTTGATCGGCGAGCTAAGGGATTTGGAAACCGTGCAGACGGCGTTGAACGTGGCTGAAACCGGGCATTTGGTTTTTGCGACGCTGCACACCAATGACGCGGCCCAGAGCATCAACCGCATCATTGATGTTTTTCCGGCGCATCAACAGGAGCAGGTGCGCGTGCAATTGTCCTTCGTCATTGAGGCCGTCTTGTGTCAACAGTTGTTGATTCATGCCTCGGGCAATGGCCGCGTGCTCGCCGCCGAAGTCTTGATGGCGACGTCCGCGATACGCAATCTGATCCGGGAAGCCAAGGTTGAGCAGATCCAAACCCTCATTCAAACCGGGTCTAAATTCGGGATGCAGACTATGAATCAATCACTGGCTGATCTTTATCGCCGGCGTCTGATTCTTTACGATACGGCGTTGGAGGCTTCGACCGCGCCCGATGATCTGAAGCGTTTAATCGGCGACCGAGTCGGCCTTGCGGCCAAGAAGTAA
- a CDS encoding type II secretion system protein: MKRSSERGFTLVELMIVVAIIGILAAIAIPKFADLVRKAQEGKTRGNLTAVRSALSIYYGDADGLSPTDTLGVLTSNQKYLKAMPEALVPGFNDVNNPGHAKTTAVTGLTEFSSTAENGQWQYINNNTSSNWGHIYVGCTHNDSKAVVWNTR; this comes from the coding sequence ATGAAAAGGTCCAGCGAACGGGGCTTCACCCTGGTCGAACTTATGATCGTGGTGGCTATTATCGGTATTCTCGCGGCAATCGCGATCCCCAAGTTCGCGGACTTAGTCAGAAAAGCGCAGGAGGGTAAAACCAGAGGCAACTTAACCGCCGTCCGCAGCGCGCTCTCCATTTACTATGGAGACGCCGATGGCTTAAGCCCGACGGACACCCTCGGTGTGCTGACATCGAACCAGAAGTACTTGAAAGCCATGCCCGAAGCCTTGGTGCCTGGCTTTAACGACGTGAATAATCCCGGCCATGCCAAGACAACGGCGGTGACTGGTCTAACCGAGTTCTCCTCAACGGCGGAGAACGGGCAGTGGCAGTACATCAACAACAATACCTCATCCAACTGGGGACATATCTATGTCGGCTGCACGCATAACGACAGCAAAGCGGTCGTCTGGAATACTCGATAA
- a CDS encoding type II secretion system F family protein has protein sequence MLFAYKAKMPNGSLTSGTVEAPEMRAAMNQLRAMKYSVTELGPAGATGIMGFLQSINPFKPSVGSKDLVIFSRQMSTLISAGVPIVQGLNMMVNQIENPRFKTVVDGLKNDIESGVAINEALKKYPDAFDDLYVSMIRAGELGGVLDVILDRLCSYLEAAEELKHKVKGAMIYPAVMLFIAIAVTAFLMIAIIPKFKEIFESFGSEMPTPTRVLLGLSDVCTRYFYMFVVIPAGLFQIYKKAKKVEKYAFKIDEILLKLPVFGDILKKVAVTKFCRTLATMIKSGVNILDALDTVARASGNKVIERTVLDSKKSVQEGMRLVEPLKKSSVFPPMVVQMIAIGEETGNLDTMLNKIADFYDSEVDAAVKGLTSMIEPVVIVFMGLVIGSIVIAMFLPMFQISQMAGGVGE, from the coding sequence ATGCTCTTTGCCTATAAAGCCAAGATGCCCAACGGCTCATTGACCTCAGGCACGGTTGAGGCTCCGGAGATGCGCGCAGCCATGAATCAGCTGCGGGCGATGAAATATTCCGTCACGGAGCTAGGCCCGGCCGGGGCGACCGGAATCATGGGCTTTTTGCAGTCCATCAACCCGTTCAAGCCCTCGGTCGGCAGCAAAGACCTTGTTATTTTTTCCCGGCAGATGTCCACGTTGATTTCAGCCGGCGTGCCCATCGTTCAGGGCTTGAATATGATGGTCAATCAAATTGAGAACCCGCGATTTAAAACCGTGGTCGACGGTCTGAAAAACGATATTGAAAGCGGCGTCGCCATCAATGAAGCGCTCAAAAAATATCCGGACGCTTTCGACGATCTTTATGTTTCCATGATCCGCGCCGGCGAGTTGGGCGGAGTGCTTGATGTGATTCTCGACCGGCTGTGCTCATACCTGGAGGCGGCGGAAGAGTTAAAGCACAAGGTTAAGGGAGCGATGATTTACCCGGCGGTCATGTTGTTTATCGCCATCGCGGTCACCGCGTTTTTGATGATCGCCATTATTCCCAAATTCAAGGAGATTTTTGAATCGTTCGGCTCGGAAATGCCCACTCCGACAAGGGTGCTCTTGGGCCTTTCGGATGTGTGCACGCGTTATTTTTATATGTTTGTCGTTATTCCCGCCGGCTTGTTTCAGATTTATAAAAAGGCGAAAAAGGTTGAAAAATACGCCTTCAAAATCGATGAAATTCTGCTCAAACTGCCTGTGTTCGGGGATATCCTCAAAAAGGTCGCGGTTACGAAATTCTGCCGGACCTTGGCGACCATGATTAAATCCGGGGTCAATATCCTTGACGCCTTGGACACCGTAGCCCGGGCGAGCGGCAATAAAGTGATCGAGCGCACGGTCTTGGATTCAAAAAAATCCGTTCAGGAAGGCATGCGTTTAGTCGAGCCGTTGAAGAAAAGCTCGGTTTTTCCACCGATGGTCGTTCAGATGATCGCGATCGGGGAGGAAACCGGCAATCTCGATACCATGCTTAACAAAATTGCTGATTTCTATGACAGCGAGGTGGATGCCGCGGTTAAAGGATTGACCAGCATGATCGAACCCGTGGTGATCGTTTTTATGGGCCTTGTCATCGGCTCCATCGTGATCGCCATGTTTTTGCCCATGTTCCAGATTTCCCAAATGGCCGGCGGCGTGGGCGAGTGA
- a CDS encoding ATP-dependent DNA helicase RecG — MIREHFTKLSGEYRLTLETSVRYLKGVGPRWEEKLARLGVRTVGDLVLAGPRAWEDRRLFGDFKPASNEPRRAFVCEIESVHESVNPYKNLCFFRATVKTQDRYLPGLSLLWIRRRSRFDVFGRLRQEIAPGRKILAFGRLDHSSVPKHQGVGLYVEEYDALDDGLLPKASPHWGGWIPVYPATEGVSQRKLRELRWGALKVWREHASCWSWPKDWAEHLPEGVTDLKNAREEIHFPANLETRRRARMTLAFWQIFLLALAMELRRRRMVDASKKHTYLPGPSSPLFDKLLSHRGLVLTQGQQKAIDDIIRDMNRPAPMNRLLQGEVGSGKTLVALAAICQAVASGHQAAFIAPTEILVFQHLINLKEFLEPLGVSIASLTSDTQAKERKEILEGLAAGHIKLVVGTHALLDPDVRFQSLALTVIDEQHRFGVNQRWTLRNKASSPDCLVLSATPIPRTLALALYGDLDISTMEELPSGHPIAKAILVKTEQEAWERLRAALGEGQQAYVVVPAIEESSELYNLEKERGELVKLFPKHRIGTIHGRMPSKEKEEALKNFAQGRSDVLLATTVIEVGIDVARAGAMIVLGAERFGLATLHQLRGRVGRGAKEGLCVLVFSSAQHQAAAGTPAVERPKDLLFQEPAAAGEADLSLDRLKRFCECRSGFEIGELDLELRGPGELLGRVQHGDFDLGYFDWKQDKDLIPAARALVHRQVQGDAALDPQLRRAVEERFGRDFLQSDIS, encoded by the coding sequence ATGATTAGAGAACATTTTACCAAACTTTCCGGGGAGTATCGCTTGACCTTGGAGACGTCCGTGCGCTATCTCAAAGGGGTGGGGCCCCGATGGGAGGAGAAGCTGGCCCGCTTGGGCGTGCGCACGGTCGGCGATCTTGTGTTGGCCGGGCCGCGCGCTTGGGAAGACCGCCGCCTGTTCGGGGATTTCAAGCCCGCGTCCAACGAACCCCGACGCGCGTTCGTTTGCGAAATCGAGAGCGTTCATGAAAGCGTCAACCCTTACAAGAATCTTTGTTTTTTCAGAGCCACGGTCAAGACTCAGGATCGCTACCTTCCCGGGCTTTCCTTGCTTTGGATCCGCCGGCGTTCGCGTTTCGACGTATTCGGCCGCTTGCGCCAAGAGATCGCCCCCGGGCGAAAAATTTTGGCGTTCGGCCGCCTGGATCATTCGTCCGTTCCGAAGCACCAGGGTGTCGGCCTTTATGTTGAAGAATACGATGCGTTGGATGACGGGCTCCTGCCCAAAGCTTCTCCTCATTGGGGCGGCTGGATCCCGGTTTATCCGGCGACCGAAGGCGTATCTCAGCGCAAGCTCAGAGAGTTGCGCTGGGGGGCGCTTAAAGTTTGGCGCGAGCATGCTTCCTGTTGGTCTTGGCCCAAGGATTGGGCCGAGCATCTTCCCGAGGGCGTGACGGATTTAAAAAACGCGAGGGAAGAGATTCATTTCCCCGCAAATTTGGAAACACGCCGGCGGGCCCGCATGACCCTCGCTTTTTGGCAAATTTTTCTTTTGGCCTTGGCCATGGAGCTCAGGCGCCGCCGGATGGTCGACGCCTCAAAAAAACATACCTATCTGCCCGGCCCCAGCTCGCCCTTATTCGACAAACTGTTGAGCCATCGCGGGCTGGTGTTGACGCAAGGGCAGCAAAAGGCTATCGACGACATTATTCGCGACATGAACCGGCCCGCGCCCATGAACCGGCTGTTGCAGGGGGAAGTGGGATCGGGAAAGACCTTGGTCGCCCTGGCGGCGATTTGCCAAGCCGTGGCATCGGGGCATCAGGCGGCTTTCATCGCGCCGACTGAAATTTTGGTTTTTCAGCACCTCATCAATTTAAAAGAATTTTTGGAGCCTTTGGGCGTCAGCATCGCGTCATTGACCAGCGATACCCAGGCGAAGGAGCGCAAGGAAATTTTGGAAGGTTTGGCCGCCGGTCATATCAAGCTGGTCGTGGGAACGCATGCGTTATTGGACCCCGATGTCCGCTTCCAAAGCCTGGCCTTGACCGTCATCGATGAGCAGCACCGCTTCGGCGTCAATCAGCGCTGGACGTTGAGAAATAAGGCGAGTTCGCCGGACTGTTTGGTTCTCTCCGCCACCCCTATTCCCCGAACCTTGGCTCTGGCCCTTTACGGCGACTTGGATATTTCAACGATGGAGGAGCTTCCGTCGGGGCACCCGATCGCCAAAGCTATTTTGGTTAAGACCGAACAGGAAGCCTGGGAGCGCTTGCGCGCCGCTTTGGGGGAGGGGCAGCAGGCGTATGTCGTGGTTCCGGCGATCGAAGAATCGTCCGAGCTTTATAATTTGGAAAAAGAGCGCGGTGAACTCGTGAAGCTTTTCCCGAAACATCGAATCGGAACCATCCACGGCCGGATGCCGTCCAAGGAAAAAGAAGAGGCGCTTAAAAATTTCGCTCAAGGCCGCTCCGATGTTTTGTTGGCCACGACGGTCATCGAAGTCGGCATCGATGTGGCCCGGGCCGGCGCGATGATCGTGCTGGGCGCGGAGCGCTTCGGCCTGGCCACTCTCCATCAATTGCGCGGCCGCGTCGGACGCGGCGCCAAGGAAGGTTTGTGCGTTTTGGTCTTTTCATCGGCGCAGCATCAGGCCGCCGCAGGGACTCCGGCGGTGGAGCGCCCAAAGGACCTTCTTTTCCAGGAGCCTGCGGCCGCCGGCGAAGCGGATTTGTCTCTCGACCGGCTGAAGCGTTTCTGCGAATGCCGCAGTGGTTTTGAGATCGGAGAGCTTGACCTTGAACTTCGGGGCCCCGGGGAATTGCTGGGCCGGGTTCAGCACGGCGATTTTGATTTGGGTTATTTTGATTGGAAGCAGGACAAGGATTTGATCCCGGCGGCGCGGGCCTTGGTCCATCGCCAGGTTCAAGGCGACGCTGCGCTCGATCCTCAGTTGCGCCGCGCCGTCGAGGAGCGTTTCGGCCGCGATTTTTTGCAGAGTGATATTTCGTAG
- the coaD gene encoding pantetheine-phosphate adenylyltransferase, with translation MFHSRARGSASKGSAVYPGSFDPITNGHLDIIRRARELFGSVTIAVSNNSVKNPSFSLNERQSLIIRSLRERRLTQGVRVEVFDGLLTDYMRRRGASVVIRGLRFISDFESELQMALMNRRLNPAMDTVYLMPDEKHIYLSSSLVKEIARLGKNPKAFAPACVAKALMTL, from the coding sequence ATGTTTCACAGTAGAGCTAGAGGCTCCGCGTCGAAAGGATCGGCTGTTTATCCCGGCAGTTTCGATCCCATCACCAACGGGCATCTCGACATTATCCGGCGCGCGCGCGAACTTTTCGGGTCGGTGACCATTGCCGTCAGCAACAACTCGGTCAAAAATCCGTCTTTTTCGCTCAATGAGCGCCAATCGTTGATCATCCGGTCCCTTCGCGAACGCCGGTTGACCCAGGGTGTCAGAGTTGAAGTTTTTGATGGGTTGCTCACCGATTACATGAGAAGACGCGGCGCTTCGGTCGTCATCCGAGGCTTGCGGTTTATTTCCGATTTTGAAAGCGAGCTGCAAATGGCGCTGATGAACAGGCGGCTTAACCCGGCGATGGATACGGTTTATTTGATGCCGGATGAAAAGCACATCTATCTTTCCTCGTCGCTCGTTAAAGAGATTGCGCGTTTAGGAAAAAATCCGAAGGCCTTTGCGCCGGCTTGCGTGGCCAAAGCGCTGATGACGCTTTAA